GGTGAGCTCGAGATCCACCCCTTCATCCCCGCCAACCCCGACCACCCCGAGCTCGTGCGCTTCGAGAAGGGGGCCGACGTCGGCGGCTACGAGAACGCCTGGCACGCCGACGTCACGTGGCGAGAGGTTCCCTCGATGGGCGCGGTGCTGCACGCCATCTCGGTCCCCCGGACCGGCGGCGACACGCTCTTCTGCGACATGCACGCCGTCTACGAGGGCCTCGACGCCGACCTCCGCGAGCAGGTCCGAGACCTCGTGGCGGTGCACGACTTCATGCAGGTGTTCGGCCACCAGGTGGCCGACGAGGACAAGGCCGCGATGCGCGAGCAGTACCCGACGGTCGAGCACCCCGTGGTGCGCACCCATCCCGAGACGGGCCTGCCCACCCTGTTCGTCAACCGCATCTTCACCAGCCACATCGTCGGCCTCGAGCCCGACGAGAGCACGGCCCTCATCGACCGGCTGTGCCGGGAGGCCGACTACCCGGAGTACCAGTGCCGCTTCCAGTGGACGCCCGACTCGGTGGCCTTCTGGGACAACCGGGCCGTCCAGCACTACGCCGTCAGCGACTACTGGCCCGACGTCCGCATCATGGAACGGGCCAGCATCGTCG
This portion of the Acidimicrobiales bacterium genome encodes:
- a CDS encoding TauD/TfdA family dioxygenase, which produces MSTSTDPAIATAERDPASELAAKRFVVAPYDVQVGPVGHLHRERARLADLEWEHFEARPMGATIGAELTGIRLSGDLSDEAIAELRAALLAYKAIFFRDQTGLTAADHVAFARRFGELEIHPFIPANPDHPELVRFEKGADVGGYENAWHADVTWREVPSMGAVLHAISVPRTGGDTLFCDMHAVYEGLDADLREQVRDLVAVHDFMQVFGHQVADEDKAAMREQYPTVEHPVVRTHPETGLPTLFVNRIFTSHIVGLEPDESTALIDRLCREADYPEYQCRFQWTPDSVAFWDNRAVQHYAVSDYWPDVRIMERASIVGDRPR